One Ranitomeya imitator isolate aRanImi1 chromosome 1, aRanImi1.pri, whole genome shotgun sequence DNA window includes the following coding sequences:
- the LOC138647993 gene encoding alpha-1-antitrypsin-like: MKLFVFLCLSQALLCAFVCGNHGGPHDDEHDHDGHQHNDEPEALLKVTTAILNFYYKIYYQLAAAHPHDNLLLSPLSIAKAFALLSLGAKSKTLSQIHEGIGFNKSSVKEEMIHKGFHKVQNILKQLKSGHELDSTIVLFIDSKLNLLQKFLDDAQKYYQSDVMPLNFEKPEALEKINSYVEKKTNGKIKAPLDNIDPMTVMMITNTVFFKGSWEHAFNVDQTREEDFHVDENTVVKVQMMSRKGEYLTGYIPEVGCRIVDVPYKGNTSAIFALPEMGKLNDAEKAIQNLSEEAYNKAMKPREIILSIPKFSMSGELDLKNILELLGITEVFSDHADLSGITGDSRLKLSKAVHKAVLKMDEEGTEDAAATAIGINKISPPPLVTFNRPFLFFIYNKDVSNDILNGRMMNPTK; this comes from the exons ATGAAGCTTTTCGTTTTCCTGTGTTTAAGCCAAGCTCTGCTTTGTGCATTTGTGTGTGGAAACCATGGTGGACCACATGATGATGAGCATGACCACGATGGCCACCAACACAACGATGAACCAGAAGCTTTGCTCAAGGTAACCACGGCAATCCTCAATTTCTACTACAAGATCTACTACCAACTTGCTGCTGCTCACCCTCATGACAACTTGCTCTTATCTCCATTGAGTATCGCAAAAGCATTTGCTTTACTCTCACTTGGTGCCAAGTCCAAGACCCTCAGTCAGATCCATGAAGGAATTGGTTTTAACAAATCCTCGGTAAAAGAGGAAATGATCCACAAAGGCTTCCATAAGGTTCAAAACATCTTGAAGCAACTGAAAAGTGGACATGAGTTGGACAGCACCATTGTATTATTCATCGATTCCAAGCTGAATCTTCTACAGAAGTTCCTAGACGACGCCCAAAAGTACTACCAATCGGACGTCATGCCCCTCAACTTCGAAAAACCAGAAGCCTTAGAAAAAATCAATAGTTACGTGGAGAAGAAAACCAATGGGAAAATTAAAGCTCCTTTGGACAATATTGATCCAATGACAGTTATGATGATCACCAACACAGTATTCTTCAAAG GATCCTGGGAACACGCTTTCAACGTAGATCAAACCAGAGAAGAAGACTTCCATGTGGATGAGAACACAGTAGTGAAGGTGCAGATGATGAGCAGAAAAGGAGAGTATCTCACGGGTTATATACCTGAGGTTGGATGCAGAATTGTCGACGTCCCATACAAAGGAAACACCTCTGCAATTTTTGCCTTACCAGAGATGGGGAAGCTGAATGATGCTGAAAAAGCTATTCAGAATTTGTCAGAAGAGGCATACAACAAAGCAATGAAACCAAG AGAGATTATTCTATCAATTCCAAAATTTTCCATGTCCGGAGAACTTGATCTTAAGAACATACTAGAACTTTTGGGTATCACAGAGGTATTTTCTGACCACGCCGACCTGTCCGGGATTACGGGAGACTCCAGGCTAAAATTGTCAAAG GCTGTCCACAAAGCCGTGCTGAAAATGGATGAGGAGGGAACAGAAGACGCTGCTGCCACGGCCATTGGGATAAACAAGATCAGTCCTCCACCACTCGTCACATTTAACAGACCGTTCTTATTCTTCATCTACAACAAAGATGTTTCCAATGATATTTTGAATGGAAGAATGATGAACCCAACAAAATAG